CCGCAGGCGGAGCGATTTCTATGGTGTCTTTGGCTACAAGCTTGCCGGACCCATCTTCTACGCTTGTTTTTCTTCAACTATCTCTGTGGTCCTTTCTTGTGGGTGTGGTGGGTGCTGGAGCCAGCTTGCTTTTTCTTTCATTGCGGGCAGATGCGCTTGGGGAACATTATGCCGCTGCTCATAATCGAGATCAGCTGAACACAGCGGTTAAGGTTATACCTGTAGTGATTTCTTCGCCGCAACGATTGGCAGATGACGCAAATCAAGAGCGCAACATAATGATCGAAAAATCGCAAAAGGAACACAATCAAGCAGAGAGGGCATGGAAATTTAGTCGGTGGTATAAAGGCGCATGGGTGATAAGCCTTTCTGTATCGGCGGCGGCTTTTATTTTTGGTTTTGCATGGCCATTGACCCAGATTAGTTTCTTTGAGACCTCTTTGTACTGTCATGAGAATGCAAAGTGTACACAGGAGCCTGTAAATGCCGATTTTTCAGGAGCGCAGCAGGAGCAATAGGCTGTAAAGAAACAGGCGCAATCGGTAGTAACTGGAAAAAGAAGAATCTTAGGTTAAATGTACATAAACGCTGATTTCATTATTATTGCTTATGATTTTTAGACCAAAAGCTAGGAGTTCAATCCTCTCCACCGGCACCATTTAAAAAACCCCTCCGATGCGGAGGGGTTTTTTAAATGCGTGATTTTCACCGCCGTATCGACCCCATAATCCCGCGCATGATTTCGCGCCCCACTTGATTGCCGATGGTGCGGACGACGGATTTGATGAAGGCTTCCGTCGGGGTTTGGCGGGTGGATTTGCGTGGGGTTTGTTTGGGGGTGGTGGTTTTCTTTTCCGCCTGTTCAATTTTTTGACTCGCGCGTTTTTGCAACAACTCGGCGGCGGATTCGCGGTTGATGGTGGTGGCGTATTTGCTGTGCAGGGGGCTGTTTGCAATGCGCTGGGTGCGCACGGTTTCATCGGCCACGCCGACGCGGGAGAAGGGCGGGCGGATCAGGGTCTTTTGCACGATGGAGGGCTGGCCGCTTTTTTCCAATGTGGACACCAAAGCTTCACCCACGCCCAGATCCGTGATGGCGTCGGCCACATTGAAGTCGGGGTTTTCGCGATAGGTCTGCGCGGCCAGTTTAATGTCCTTTTGCTGTTGCGGGGTAAAGGCGCGCAAAGCGTGTTGCACGCGGTTGCCCAACTGGCTCAACACCGCCTCGGGAATATCGGCGGGGTTTTGGGTGACGAAATAAATGCCGACCCCTTTGGACCGGATCAATTTGACCACCTGTTCGATTTTATCCAACAAGGATTTGGGTGCGCCATCGAACAACAAATGTGCTTCGTCAAAGAAGAATACCAGTTTCGGTTTGTCGGTGTCGCCAATTTCGGGTAAATCCTCGAACAATTCGGACAGCAGCCAGAGCAAGAATGTCGCGTACAGGCGCGGTGTCTGCATCAATCTTTCGGCGTTCAGGATGTTGATCATGCCGCGGCCATCGGGCGCAATGGCCATGAAATCATGCAGGTCGAGCGCGGGTTCGCCGAAAAATTTCGCGCCGTCCTGATCCTCCAATTGCAGTAATTTGCGTTGAATGGCCCCAATGCTCGCCTTGCTGACATTGCCGTATTGCAGGGACAGTTCGCTCGCCTTCTCCCCCACAAACACCAGCAGGCTTTGCAGGTCGTCCAGATCGAGCAGCAACAATCCTTCTTCATCCGCCAGACGGAAGGCGATGTTCAAAACGCCTTCCTGTGTGTCGTTTAATTCCAGGATGCGGGCCAACAACACCGGCCCCATTTCCGAGATCGTGGTGCGCAGGGGCAGGCCCTTGTCCCCGAAAATATCCCAGAATGCGACGGGAAAGGCCTCCGCCCGGAATTGATCGGTGAAGCCGATTTTCGCGGCGCGCTCTGTCACAAAATCCGGCATGTCGGAGGGTTGCGCCAGGCCGGATAAATCGCCCTTCACATCCGACAAAAACACGGCCACACCGGCGCGGGAAAAGCTTTCCGCCATGCCCTGCAACGTGACGGTTTTGCCCGTGCCCGTGGCCCCGGCAATCAGCCCGTGGCGGTTGGCGTATTTCAGGCGCAGAACCTCCGGTACGTGCGGTGTCGTCGGAGCGGGACCCGATATAAAGGTCGGTGGGAGATAGATCGGTCATAGTGCAAACGCCTTTTGAAAATTGTGCCGTGATTATAGGGGGTTGAGCAGGGGTCTGAAAAGGGTTTTGCCCGGTTGTTTGGTGTGCTTTTCTGCTATAATACAAGGGTAAGCACATAAAGGATAATGCGGGCCAATGGATTCCAAAATCGAAGAATTGCAAATCGCCATGGCGCATCAGGATCGGCAGATTGCCGACCTGAACGATATGATTACGCGCCAATGGGGTGAAATCGACCGATTGCGCCGCGATTTGAATATGGCGCTGGGGCGCGTGAAAGCGTTGGAATCCGCCACACCGGATGGTGAGCGCGAGGGCCTCAGTTCGATTGAACAGGCCGCGTTGGATATCCCGCCGCATTATTGATCAAGGGTAACGGGTATGAGCAAGGCCTTCACCAAAGAAACCGACGGTGCGGACGACGAAGACCGCGATGAAATTGACGCGCTGCCCGCCGGTGTCAAAAATTACATGACGCCCGAAGGCTATGAAACATTGGCCAGCGAATTGCGCTTTCTGTTGCGCGAAGAGCGGCCGCGCATCACCGAAATCGTGTCATGGGCTGCGGGCAATGGCGACCGGTCGGAAAATGGCGATTACCTGTATAACAAAAAACGCCTGCGCGAAATTGACCGTCGCATTCGCTATCTGACCAAACGCACCGAAGATGCCGAAGTGGTCGACCCGAAAAAACAACAGGGGCTTGATCGCGTCTTCTTCGGCGCCACAGTCACCTATGCCCGCGAAGACGGCACGGAATTGACCGTCAAGCTGGTCGGCGTGGATGAAGCGGACCTGACCCACGGCAAAATCAACTGGCAAAGCCCCGTGGGCCGCGCGTTGATGAAGGGCCAAGTGGGCGACGAAGTCACTGTGCGCACGGACGTCGGGGCTGAAGTGATTGAGATTTTAGATATTGAATATCTTCTGACCTAGGGTTTTAAGGCCGTGGTTCCATTCCCGGTTTCTTATCCTGCGCCATCTTCAACACAATATCCTGCGCCGTCCTGGTCCAGAATGGATGGATGGTTTCGATGATATAGGTCCATGCATCGTCGGTCAGGTCGCTGTGGCGGGCGCGGGTCGCATCCGTTTTAATGCGATCGATTTCGCGCAAGCCCCAGTGCAGGGCCCCCATCAATCCATCTGTGTTGGATGTTCCGGGGCCTTGGGCGGTTGTGTCGTTCATCCGTTCGCGGATCGTGTCGCGCAGGATGGAAAATTCTTGGGTCGCAACATCGGCGATGATGCCGCCCCACACGCTGTCACGGCCCACATTATCGGCATAGCCGCGCGATGATGCCAGAGCGTTGAAATGCGTGGTTTGCAAGGCGTTGTAGAGCAGTTTCAAGCCAAAGCTGAACCCCGTGGCATAGGCCATCGCGTCATTGGGCTGGTCCAGTGTTGCATCATCCATGCGGGTGATGGTGGTTGTTGCGGCGGGTTTTGCCGTGGGTGCCGGGGCCTGCGTTTTATGATGATCAGGCGCAACCGGGGCCACGTGCAATGGCGGCCAGCACGGGGTCATTTTATCACGGCGCATGCCGAAACGATCCAGATAATGGCGCTGGTTGCGCAATATCGTCATGAATATGTCGCTGAGCGAGCGTTTGCGCGCGGCGTCTTCGCCGTACCCATCGTCATAGGCAATATCAATCGGTTTTTTTGTTTTGGCGATGATGCGTTCGTGAATGCGCATGAAAAGGCTGTCGGTCAACAGCGCGTGGTTATAGGCGCAGATTTTGCTGAAATCGACATCCATCAATGGGTTCACGCCATCGGTTGCATTTGGGGCCAGGGTCGGCGGGGTAAACACTTTCGTGGTGTCGATGGTGGCCAGCAGGACGACCATATCCTCCGCCGCCGACAAAATTCCTGCGTTGTAATCACCACCCACAATCGCGCGGTAGGTCGGAATGGATGTCTGGCCGGTGATGGCATAAACGGAATGACCGGATTCCAGTGCGGTCAGCGCATCATTCACCGCGCGCATGTGCATTTTGGTCAGGCGACGGCAGATTTGAATCAGCGGGCTTAAAACATCCTGTTTCGCGCCGGGGCCGGTGAAATCCACAACGGCGGTCGAGGCGATTTCGCCAATATCAATGTCAAACAGAACGCGAATTTGTAATAGCGCGTCACGGCGGCCAGATTCGAAATCGGTCGGAAGGGTCATTATGAAGGCGTATCCCTGTTATCTTTTTTAAATTATGCAGGGAAGACTAGCGCAGGGATGCGGGGGCGTAAACCGTGAATTGTGGTGTTGCGGTGCGGAAGGCGTGGTTCAAACACGCTTGTCAAACGCATCCAGCAATTCATCCATCATGTCGGATGCGGTCTGGATGGTTTTGATGTTGGCCTTGTAGGTGGTTTCGGCCAGGCTCAGATTCACGGCCTCTTCGGCCAGATCGACATTCGGGGCGCCGATGACACCTTCGCTGTTCGCGAACGGGGAATCCGGGGCGTAGGACGGAACGAAAGGCGGGTTTTTCGGAATGGCCGTGGCGGATGTGCCGCCATCCGCATTCGCTTCCTGCTGAACCGTCTGGGCGGTGTAGGGGGCGGGGCCGTTTCCGCCCTTCACCGCGCCGCCGCTGGTCATATTGGCAATATTGCTCGCGGCCATGTTCACCCGTGTGGATGCGGCATTTAATCCGGATAACGCGATCTGTATGGCCTTAATCATATTTTCACTGTACCATAATTACATTAACAAAGGCCTGAATTTTCACGTTTGGGCCGTGTCCGCCTGATCCATCCTTATGATCCTTTTGGGGTTATTAACACCATGAAATATATGAATAAAATTCTGTTTTCCGCCGCGTTTGCCGTGGGCCTGATGATGGCCCTGCCGGCGCAGGCCGAGCCCAAGCCGACCATCTGGGGCTGGTGGCCATCCCATTGGCAGAACATGGATTTTGAACCCTATCTGGAAAACGGCAAAGACCCGCACAACACCCAGTGGGACCACAAGATCTGGAAACCGGCCGACTGGGTCGCGCAAAAGGGATCAACGCAGGATTTGCTGAAGGGATTTTATTCCGCCGATATTCTGAGCGACCAGTATGTGGATGATGATGTTCCGGTGCTGGAGGTCGGCCCGAATTTCTATCACCTCTCCGGCTTCGATAAACGCCGCGTCGCCCGCACGGTGGATGAGGTGTACCAGATTACATCGTCGAAACCCGACGGCATGTTTATGCTGTATGATTGGCGCACGAAGAAAGCGGTGGGCATTTACACCGCGCACGGATTGCAAATTCAGTAATGGATTTTGACGAATAAAAAACGCCGGATCAAATCCGGCGTTTTTTATTGGGTCACATCGGTCGTTTCAATGATGACCTGTGAACTGAGCGTGCGATGCACGGGGCATTTATTCGCAATCTCGATCAGCTTTTCGCGGTCGCCACGGGTCAATGCCGGGCCGTGCAGAACGATTTCACGGGTGAAGCGGTCCCGCTTCTCACCATCCACCTCAATTTTTTCATGCGTCAATTCAACATCAACGCCGGTGAGGGGCAGGCCCTTCATATCCGCATACATACGCAAGGTCATCGACGTGCATGCGCCCAGCCCCGCCATCAAAAATCCGTACGGATCAGGGCCGCGATCATTCCCGCCCGCGTTCCGATCTTCGTCGGCGACCAAGCGGTGTGGGCCGCATTCAATGGCTTGAACGTAACGGCCTTCGCCGGTGGAATGGACGGTAACGGGGCGTGTGCTCATGGTGTTAGTACATCGCCTTGCGGATGGCGTCGGTCAGTTTCACGAAATCGTCGAACGATCCCTGAATCTGGTTGCCGGACTTGCCGTAGATTTGATCATTGACGCGCACCTGATAGATCGATGCGGTGTGGCTCGCATTCATGAACCCAAAGCTCTCTTCGAAGATGCATTCATAGGTCGCTTCCTGTTCCAGATATCCGGCCATGGTCACGGCGGTGATGGCCACGTGACGCGTGTTCGGCCCTTCCGGTGAGGCGGAGAATTCAGATTTGCGGACGTCGCCCAGCGTTGTGCCCTCCGGCAACAGCGCCGCCACACCTGCCGCGCACCCCTTGGCCAATGTCGCATCGGCCTGGTCCCGGTTCACACAACCCGCGAGGGTCAGGGCGCAGGCGGTCAAAAGCATAAAGCGAATGGCTGTTTTCATAATTTTATCCTGATGTTTTGAAATGAGAAAACGAATCGGTCTGCGTTAAGTTTAGCGCGGACGGGAGTGTGTGAAAACACGAAGCTGCTGTGGCTGTTTTGTTTAAGGCGCGTCCCAGAACGATGCGGGCAGATGGTTGGCATCGGGCATGTCGAGCCGATGCAGGGCGCGCACCGCGCCGGTGGCGGCGATCTGGTGGCGGAACCATGTGTCTTGCCGCTTCGCATATTGGCGGGTTTCGTTGATCGATCGTTCAATGGCAATATCGCGCGGCAACCGCCCGCGCATCAGGGCGCGCAAGGGACGGAATCCCAGTGCATTGGTAATGGGCGCTGTTTCGGCCACGGTGCCCGCATCAATCTGGTCCTGTAATTGCGCCACTTCATCCATGACGCCGCGATCCATCATGTGGTGGAAGCGCAAGGCGCACCGTTCACGCAGCCAATCGCGCGGCGGGGTCAGGGCGATAAAATCAAATGTCAAATGTGCGGGCGGCGGTTCCGCCGGGGCGGATTGCCATTCGGCCAGGCTTTTGCCCGTGGCTTCGATCACTTCCCATGCGCGGGTGATGCGTTGCGTGTCGTTCATGTGCAGGCGCGCGGCCATGACGGGGTCGCGCCGGGCCAGATCGGCCTGTAACGCGGCCAACCCTTCGCTGCGAATAATCATGATGGCGCGGTTGCGCACGGCGACGGGAACATCGGGCATGGGGGACATGCCGTCGGTCAGGGCCTTCATATAAAATCCTGTGCCGCCGACGATGACGGGGGTTTTGCCGTCCGATGCGGCTTTGGCGATTTCCTCCAATGCCATTTTGCGCCAGATCTGCGCGCTGCAAATGTCCGATGGGGCCATGGCGGCATAGAGGTGGTGGGGAATGCCCGCCTGATCATCGGCATCGGGCTGTGCGCTCAGGCGGGGCAGGGCGTCATAGACTTGCATGGAATCGGCGTTGATAACAACACCATTCAATTTTTGCGCAAGCGCAACGGCCAGCGCTGATTTACCGCTGGCCGTGGGTCCGCCGATAATGACGATGCGTTGTTTATTCAACGGTCGTATCGTCCTTCTCTGCGTCGGTTGTTTCCTCAATCGGGGCGTCCTGTTTCGGGGCCTTCTCGACGCGATCTTTCTTTTTCTCGGACGGCGTCGGCTTGCGGTCCAGATCCAGAGCCTCAAAGCGTGTATTGCCCTCGCGGCTGATCAGCAGCAGGATTTTCTTCCGCTTGCTGTCAATCGCCGCCTGGATCAATGCGGCGGCGTCGCGGGCGTCGCTGACTGGTTGCTGGTTGATTTCGATGACAACGTCACCCACCATGAACCCTTTTTCCGCCGCTTCCGATCCGCGTTTGACGGCGCTGATGATCACGCCGGTGACATCGGTTGGAATATTGAACTCCGTGCGATTTTCGCTGGTGATAGCGGAGAAGGTGAGGCCGACGGATTCAACGGCCACGCCCGATCCTTTTTTCTCGGGCGTTTCAATGCCCGGCTCGTCAGACAGCAGGCCTGTTTCCTCGGCTTTTTCCAGTTCGCCGACCATGACATTGGTTTTGTTCATTTTGCCATCGCGCCAGAATTCAACCTCGACATCCTTGCCGATGTCGGTTTCAGCCACAATGCGGGGCAGGCCACGCATGGCGGTGACATCCTTGCCGTCGAATTTCAGGATAATATCACCCTGCTTCAATCCGGCCTTTTCCGCCGGACCCGTCGGGGTCAGGCTGGCCACCAATGCGCCGCCGGTTTTTTCCAGGCCAAGGCTTTCGGCAATGTCTTCGGTCACTTCCTGAATACGGACACCCATCCAGCCGCGGCGGGTCTTGCCGTATTTGGCCAGCTGGTCAATCACCGGGCGGGCCAGATTGGACGGAATGGCAAAGCCAATCCCGATGGAGCCACCCGTCGGGGAATAGATGGCGGTGTTAATGCCGATCACTTCGCCGTTTAAATTAAACATCGGGCCGCCGGAATTGCCGCGGTTAATCGAGGCATCGGTCTGGATATAGTCATCATACGGACCCGATTGAATGTCGCGGGCGCGGGCGGAAATAATCCCGGTCGTGACCGTGCCACCCAAACCAAACGGGTTGCCGATGGCGATGATCCAATCACCGACGCGCATTTGCCCGCTGTCGCCGAATTTCACGGCGGTCAGTTTCTTGGTCGTGGTGACTTTCAACAAGGCCAGATCGGTTTTTTCATCCTTGCCCAAAACTTCGGCGGGCATGGTGGTGTCGTCATGCAGGGTTACGCGCACTTCGTCCGCGTCCTGAATGACGTGGGCGTTGGTCACGACGTATCCCTTTTCCGCATCAACGATAAAGCCGGAGCCCAGCGATGCGGGCGGGGCCATCGGAGCACCATTTTCCCCCTGTTGCTGGCCCATAAATTCTTCGAAGAAATCTTCGAACGGGGACCCGGGCGGGAAATGCGGCATGTCGGGCATATCTTCAATCACCTGCACGCGCTGGGTCGATGAAATATTGACGACCGCAGGCAACAGGACCTCAACCTCATCGGCCAGACTGGCCGGGCCGCTGAAGGCCGGGGTCTTAACGTCGGGGGTGATCGCGCCGCCGGGGCCAGCCGCGAAAGCGGGGGCGGACAAGGCCAGGGCGGTGCCCAAAACGGTTGAAAGAACGGCAAGACGAAGCGTTGTACGCATGGTCATCCTCATGGAAGGGGTGTCAAAAATCCTGCACTAAAATTAGGCTTTGCGGCCCGGCAGGTCAATGGCAAGGGTGCAGGTGAGGGGCAGGGATTGTTACCCCATGAGCGCCTGGATTATCCATATCAGGCATAATCCGCTGGCGGCCATCACGGCCCCGAAGACGCGCAGACGCTGGACGGGCAACATGATGGCCATGGCCATCATGCGCCGGACCATATCGGGGAACAGGGCGTACATCAGCCCCTCGATCACAAAGATCAGGCAAAAGGCGGTCAGGATATAGGCCGCAAAAGCCATTTACGGGGCGTTATTAAAATAACGGAAGAACGCACCATCCGGGGACAGGATCAATTGCGTTGCCGGATCGCCCAGCGTATTGCGGTACGCTTCCAGCGAACGGGTGAACGCGTAGAAATCCTTGTCCTTGTTAAACGCGGAGGCATAGGTCTTGATGGCGGTTTCATCACCTTGACCACGAACGATCTGCGCGTCTTTTTCCGCTTCGGCCAGAATGATGGCGCGTTCTTTATCCGCCTTGGACCGGATTTGCAGGGCCAGTTCCTGACCCGTGGCGCGGGTTTCGGTGGCCTTTTCTTTCCGTTCGGTGATCATACGGCTGACGGTCGATGTGCGCAGCGTGTCGGTCAGATCGGCCTTGGCGATGCGGAAATCGACGATTTCAACGCCGCGATCGGCCATGGCGGTGTTCACACGGTCGCGAATTTCATTCATGACGGCCGCACGGCGCGGGGACAACAGGGTACGCAGTGTGGTTTGGCCCAAAACGTCACGGGTTGCACCCTCCATCACGGCACGAATGCGCTGTTCGGCAACATCTTCGGTCACCATACGCTGCAGGAACAGCAGTGGGTCAACGATGCGGTAGCGGGCGAAGGATTCAACATTGATCGGTTCACCGCTGACTTCCGTGGTCAGTTTTTCCAACGCTTCTTTCTGCTCTTCCGAAATCTCCAGATCTTCATCCTTCACGCGCAGCGGGCTGGATTTGTCGGATGACAAGTTCATGCGCTGGGTTTGCGGATCAACGCTCAGGATACGGTTGTCGAAATATCGCACGTTCTGGATCATCGGCAGTTTGAAATGCAGACCCGCTTCGGAAATGACGCGTTTGGGTTCACCAAACTGCAGAACGATGGCGTGTTCGGTTTCGCGCACCGTGAACACGGACAGGGCCGCGCCCATAACGACGACAGCCAAAGCAATCAAAACACCGGCGTGTGAGGGTTTCATGGTCATTTTATCCTGTGATTACGGTGTGACGGTCGTTTTTGCGGGCGCGGCGTCCGGCGTGGCGTTGCCAGCGGCGGGCGCAATCCGGTTCAGGGGCAGATACGGCACAACGCCGTCCGATCCATCCTTGTCCATGATGATTTTTTGCGCGTTCTTCAAAACGGATTCCATCGCCTCGATATACATGCGTTCACGCGTGACATCCTTGCCCTCCAGATAGGCGCGATAAACGGAATTAAACCGTTCGGCGTCACCCTCGGCGCGGGCGATGGTGGATTGGCGGTAACCTTCCGCTTCCTGCAACATGCGTTGCGCTTCACCGCGGGCCTTTGGAATGATGTCGTTGCGATAGATGTTGGCCTCGTTCTGGAAGCGCTCGGCGTCCTGAATGGCGGCGACAACGTCTTCAAACGCGTCCAGGACGTCCGGGTGAACCGTGGCTTCCTGAATAACGACCTGTTTGATGGAAATGCCGGATTGATAGGTGTTCAGCGTATCCTGCATGATTTTCTGGGCGCGGGTGGCGACCTCGTTACGGTTGCCGGTGATGATCGGTTGCAGGTTGGTTTGGCCAACCACTTCGCGCATCGCGCTTTCGGCAACTTTCTTCAACGTCGCGTCCGGGTCCTTGATCTTGAACAGGTAGTTCTCGGCGTTTTCAATGTTCCACAGAACAACCAGATCCAGATCGACAATATTCGCATCGGCGGTCAGCATCAGGCTTTCCTCCGGAATATCGCGTTTGCCTGTGCCTTCGCGGCCCATCGCATCGACGAAACCGATTTGCACGCGGCGATCAACGGTCACGTTCAAAACCGTGCCCTCTTCAATCGGATAGGGCAGGCGATAACCCAGGCCCGGTTCCGTTTGCGTGCGGTTCCATGCGCCAAAGCGGGTAATCACCGCGTTTTCACCGGGGGTGACGTAATAGAAGCCGCTGCTCAGCCACAAGGCGGCACCGGCCAGCAGGCCCAGAACGATGAATTTTGTCGGGCCAAAGCCGCCGGGCAAGGCCTGGCGCAGATTGGCCTGCGCTTTTTTCAGCAGTTCTTCCAGGTCGGGCGGGATTTCGCCACCGCCGCCACCGGGACCGCGTCCTGAGCCACCGCCAGAACCGCCACCCCAAGGGTTGCGTGGTCCGCCGCCGTTGCCACCACCGGATCCGCCGCCGCGGTTACCCCACGGATTTTTATTGGGATTATTGTTGTTCGGATCGTTCGGGCCGGGCATGGGCTGGTCCTTTTTTCTGAAAAATCTTGATGCGCTTTAAAAAGCCCTCTAACAATAGCTTTTTTCCGCGGGAAAGCAACCGCAACAGGTACTGAATACGGGTTTGCCATGATTCAGAAGAATATTCCGGAAAACGAAATCTTGAACGCACTGCGCACCGTGATCGACCCGGCGAAGGGTCTGGATCTGGTCGGGGCCAATCGCATTTCCGGGTTACAGGTGCGCGGCGGCGATGTGCTGTTCCTGATCCTGATCGACCCGGCGCAGGCGGGTGCGATGGAAGCGGTGCGGATGCAGGCGGAAAAAGCCGTCGCCGCGATTGCCGGGGTGAAGAAGGTTACGGCGGTGTTGACCGCTGAACGCGATGGCCCTGCGCCGTCGATGAAAAAAGGCCCGGCCCCGTTGCGTGAAAAATTGCCGATCAAGCACATTGTTGCCGTGGCGTCGGGCAAAGGCGGCGTGGGAAAATCCACCGTGGCCGTCAATCTGGCCGTTGCATTGGCGATGGATGGATTGAAGGTCGGGTTGATGGATGCCGATATTTACGGCCCCAGCGTGCCGATGATGCTGGGCCTGCAAAACGCGCCGCGCCCGGTGGTTGACCAGGATACGAAAAAATTGATCCCGCATGTCGCGCATGGTGTGAAGGCCATGTCGATGGGGATGTTGGTCGACGCGTCATCGCCGATGATCTGGCGCGGCCCCATGATCCAATCCGCCATCCGTCAGTTTTTGGAAGATGTCGATTGGGCGGGCAATGATGGCGAACTGGATGTTCTGGTCGTCGATATGCCGCCGGGCACGGGGGATGCGCAATTAACACTGGCGCAGAAAGTGCCACTCTCCGGCGCCGTGATTGTTTCAACGCCACAGGATATCGCCCTGATCGACGCGCGCAAAGGCATTGCAATGTTTGAGAAGGTCGGCGTGAAGGTTCTAGGGCTGGTCGAAAACATGTCCTATTTCTGCTGCCCGTCCTGTAACACCCGCACCGATATTTTCGGGCATGGTGGTGCGCGGGATGAAGCGGAAAAAATGAACGTGCCGTTGCTGGCGGAAATTCCGTTGCAGGCCGAAATTCGTATGCTGTCGGATGCGGGAACGCCGGTTGTGTCCGCCCGCCCAGATATGGCCGAGGCGCAAAGTTACCGTGCGCTGGCGCGCGCCGTTATGGGGTCAGTTGCGCTCCAGCGTCAGGATGACGCAAGACGGGTTGCCGGGTAATTCCGTGCGCGCCGTTTCCGTCCATTCATCCATGTTGATGGCGGGGAAAAACGCATCGCCCTCGGGCTCCAGATCAACAATCGTCAGATACA
The genomic region above belongs to Micavibrio aeruginosavorus EPB and contains:
- a CDS encoding helicase HerA-like domain-containing protein; translated protein: MYLPPTFISGPAPTTPHVPEVLRLKYANRHGLIAGATGTGKTVTLQGMAESFSRAGVAVFLSDVKGDLSGLAQPSDMPDFVTERAAKIGFTDQFRAEAFPVAFWDIFGDKGLPLRTTISEMGPVLLARILELNDTQEGVLNIAFRLADEEGLLLLDLDDLQSLLVFVGEKASELSLQYGNVSKASIGAIQRKLLQLEDQDGAKFFGEPALDLHDFMAIAPDGRGMINILNAERLMQTPRLYATFLLWLLSELFEDLPEIGDTDKPKLVFFFDEAHLLFDGAPKSLLDKIEQVVKLIRSKGVGIYFVTQNPADIPEAVLSQLGNRVQHALRAFTPQQQKDIKLAAQTYRENPDFNVADAITDLGVGEALVSTLEKSGQPSIVQKTLIRPPFSRVGVADETVRTQRIANSPLHSKYATTINRESAAELLQKRASQKIEQAEKKTTTPKQTPRKSTRQTPTEAFIKSVVRTIGNQVGREIMRGIMGSIRR
- a CDS encoding SlyX family protein encodes the protein MDSKIEELQIAMAHQDRQIADLNDMITRQWGEIDRLRRDLNMALGRVKALESATPDGEREGLSSIEQAALDIPPHY
- the greB gene encoding transcription elongation factor GreB; protein product: MSKAFTKETDGADDEDRDEIDALPAGVKNYMTPEGYETLASELRFLLREERPRITEIVSWAAGNGDRSENGDYLYNKKRLREIDRRIRYLTKRTEDAEVVDPKKQQGLDRVFFGATVTYAREDGTELTVKLVGVDEADLTHGKINWQSPVGRALMKGQVGDEVTVRTDVGAEVIEILDIEYLLT
- a CDS encoding flagellar basal body rod protein FlgC yields the protein MIKAIQIALSGLNAASTRVNMAASNIANMTSGGAVKGGNGPAPYTAQTVQQEANADGGTSATAIPKNPPFVPSYAPDSPFANSEGVIGAPNVDLAEEAVNLSLAETTYKANIKTIQTASDMMDELLDAFDKRV
- a CDS encoding OsmC family protein — its product is MSTRPVTVHSTGEGRYVQAIECGPHRLVADEDRNAGGNDRGPDPYGFLMAGLGACTSMTLRMYADMKGLPLTGVDVELTHEKIEVDGEKRDRFTREIVLHGPALTRGDREKLIEIANKCPVHRTLSSQVIIETTDVTQ
- the miaA gene encoding tRNA (adenosine(37)-N6)-dimethylallyltransferase MiaA; protein product: MNKQRIVIIGGPTASGKSALAVALAQKLNGVVINADSMQVYDALPRLSAQPDADDQAGIPHHLYAAMAPSDICSAQIWRKMALEEIAKAASDGKTPVIVGGTGFYMKALTDGMSPMPDVPVAVRNRAIMIIRSEGLAALQADLARRDPVMAARLHMNDTQRITRAWEVIEATGKSLAEWQSAPAEPPPAHLTFDFIALTPPRDWLRERCALRFHHMMDRGVMDEVAQLQDQIDAGTVAETAPITNALGFRPLRALMRGRLPRDIAIERSINETRQYAKRQDTWFRHQIAATGAVRALHRLDMPDANHLPASFWDAP
- a CDS encoding DegQ family serine endoprotease, with amino-acid sequence MRTTLRLAVLSTVLGTALALSAPAFAAGPGGAITPDVKTPAFSGPASLADEVEVLLPAVVNISSTQRVQVIEDMPDMPHFPPGSPFEDFFEEFMGQQQGENGAPMAPPASLGSGFIVDAEKGYVVTNAHVIQDADEVRVTLHDDTTMPAEVLGKDEKTDLALLKVTTTKKLTAVKFGDSGQMRVGDWIIAIGNPFGLGGTVTTGIISARARDIQSGPYDDYIQTDASINRGNSGGPMFNLNGEVIGINTAIYSPTGGSIGIGFAIPSNLARPVIDQLAKYGKTRRGWMGVRIQEVTEDIAESLGLEKTGGALVASLTPTGPAEKAGLKQGDIILKFDGKDVTAMRGLPRIVAETDIGKDVEVEFWRDGKMNKTNVMVGELEKAEETGLLSDEPGIETPEKKGSGVAVESVGLTFSAITSENRTEFNIPTDVTGVIISAVKRGSEAAEKGFMVGDVVIEINQQPVSDARDAAALIQAAIDSKRKKILLLISREGNTRFEALDLDRKPTPSEKKKDRVEKAPKQDAPIEETTDAEKDDTTVE
- a CDS encoding DUF2065 domain-containing protein, encoding MAFAAYILTAFCLIFVIEGLMYALFPDMVRRMMAMAIMLPVQRLRVFGAVMAASGLCLIWIIQALMG
- the hflC gene encoding protease modulator HflC — its product is MTMKPSHAGVLIALAVVVMGAALSVFTVRETEHAIVLQFGEPKRVISEAGLHFKLPMIQNVRYFDNRILSVDPQTQRMNLSSDKSSPLRVKDEDLEISEEQKEALEKLTTEVSGEPINVESFARYRIVDPLLFLQRMVTEDVAEQRIRAVMEGATRDVLGQTTLRTLLSPRRAAVMNEIRDRVNTAMADRGVEIVDFRIAKADLTDTLRTSTVSRMITERKEKATETRATGQELALQIRSKADKERAIILAEAEKDAQIVRGQGDETAIKTYASAFNKDKDFYAFTRSLEAYRNTLGDPATQLILSPDGAFFRYFNNAP